Genomic window (Desulforhopalus sp.):
CAATTCATGTCTGACAAGAAAAAATCCCTGACAGTTTTTAAAACCGACCGGCACGAGGATATCGCCGCCATCATCGGTTCGGGAATCGTTGTAATCGTCGTACTTACCTATATGGCCTTCGTGGTGCCGTCCGTATCCATCAAACCGCAGCGCGATGGCAAGCTCGTGGAGATCTTTGTCAAGGAAGGTGCCGAAATCAAAGCGGGCGATAAGCTTTTCTCCCTCGAAGTGGTGAAGAAAAAGTGGGTCAATAACGTCATGGAAGAGAAAAACGTTGTTGAGGAGTTCACCTCGAAGGCCGGCGGCAAGGTGTTGAAGGTTGCCGGCAAGCCCGGCGACAAGGTGAAGAAGGACAAAGGGGCAATCGTCGAACTGGAGCACCAGAAGGGAACCCTGCCTTGATGAAAATCCTCCTTGCCCTTGATGACAATCCCCGTGCCGTGGCTGAGGCCTTGCGCCTGGCCCGCGAGCGTGGCGCGAGCCTCAATGCCCTGTTCGTCGTCGATGCCACCTGGGAAATGTTCATCGGTCATGACTGGTTGTCCGGCTGCAATGCCCGTATCGGCTTTCTCGAATATATGCTGGCGCAGGAAGAAGATGCGGCGGTGATGGCCTTGAAGGCCTATACGGAGCAGGTCGGCGAGGTTCCCGGGGAACTGCTCACCGTCACCGGTGACGTGGTTGAGGAGATTCGCAGGGAGGTGGCCAAGGGCTATGATCTCTTGGTCATGTCCAGCCCGTTTACCCGTGGCCTTACGATCATGCGTGACCCGCTGGCGAAAATAGTGAAAAAGCTGGCCTGTGACGTGTTGTTGGTCAGGCCCGCCGCCAAGGGGCAGGGATCGCCCTGAGGCAGGGGCAAAGTAAAAGCTGTAGCTAGTAAAACGGCAGGGAGGGTTCGACGGGCTCTTCCTGCCGTTTTGCCTTTTACGGCGCTGCAGGTGTCGAAAAATCCTTGCTTCCTGCACCGTACCGGCTACCCTTCAAAAAACATGAAGGCCGTTGCCGGGTGGTAATGGCCAGGTGGCACTCCTCCCCATTTTCTTTCAAGGTTTGGTAATGACCGCCAATCAGCAAACTGCACAAAGTCGCAATAGACACCCAGGCTTCCAGGCCAAATTCCTGCTGGTACTTGCGGCGATACTCATCATCTTTTCCGGGCTGACCGCCTCGACCATCTATCACCATGAGATGGAGAATCTCGAGCAGAATGCCCACGAAAAGACCGAGCTGGTCATGAAGGCCATCGAGGCCAACAGGAATTACGTCCAGGATGTGCTTCGGCCGGCCATGTACAAGGAGTTGGGTGAGCGGCGGTTTGTTTTGGAGGCCATGTCGTCTTCCTATATCAGTCGGATGATCATGGAGAGATTCAACCACGAGGTGCCCGGCTTCGTGTACCGCCGGGTGGCCATCAATGCCAAAAATCCCGCCTATGAGGCGGGTGCCCTGGAAACGGAAATGATTCAACGTTTCCAAAGGGATGGCCAATTAAAAGAATGGCAGGGGATTCTAGAAATGGAAGGGGAAAAATATTTCATGCGCTTTCAGCCGGTTGTCTTCAAGGAGGCCTGTCTGAACTGCCACGGCGATCCGGCGTCCGCGCCGCAGGAGGTAATCGACGGCTATGGGACAACACGAGGCTACGGCCACACCTCGGGGGCGATCTCCGGGGTCATCGGTCTTGGCATGCCCATCGATGTCAATCTGCAAAAGATTAAGGACTTTACTCTGGCGCTCTTTATCGGGGTGGTGCCCTCGATCATCTTTGTCTACGTCATCATCAATACCTTTTTTAACCGCTATATAGCGAGTAATCTCCGTAATATAATCAGTTTTTTCCGAACAAACATCCGCGATGCCGAGGGGCAGACCATCTTCGACAGCTCCCAGAAGATGGATGCCATTGAAGAGCTTATCGCCGCCGCCAAGACCATCGCCGACCAGATACAGGTCAGGCAAAGCACCCTGGAGCGTTATGCCGAGGAGATTCTCCGTAGCAAGAATATTCTGCAATCGGTATTTGACGGGATCACCGATCCGGTGGTGCTTCTTGGCCGCGAAGGCCGGATCAAGGTGGTCAATGCGGCCTTTCTCCAGCGCTATGCCATGTCGATGCAGCAGGTGGTTGGCCAAAAGACCTCAGACCTTCTGGCCAATGCCTGCTGTCCGCTGGTGCAGTGCGACGATGTCCTGGCGGCCTTTCCCGATCATCCGATAAGCCGTGAAATCCGCATGCAGAGCGGTGAAATCTTTCTCATCCATTTCTATCCGATCGAGGTGCAGGGGAATAAGGCGGAAAGCCTTGTCTGCTACGTCAAGGATATCACCGAGCAAAAAAGGCTCGAAGGCAAAATTCAGAATACCGAGAAAATAGCCTCTATAGGTATGCTGGCGGCGGGAATTGCCCATGAAATCAACAACCCCCTGGGGGTCATTTTGTGCCATATCGATCTTATCAAGGGCGAGGCCAATCTTGCCCCGGAGGTGCGGTCTGATCTGGAAATCATCGAGAAACACGCCGGCAATTGCCGGACAATTATCGCTGATCTCCTGAAGTTTGCCCACCAGCAACCGACGGTAAAAGAGGCATGTTCGCTGAACGCGATTATCGGCGATGTGATGCTTATGGTCGGTAGCCAGTTCCGCAAACAGCGGATTACGGTCGAGACTTTTCTTGATGACGCCATTCCACCGCTAGTTCTTGACAAAGACAAGATCAAGCAGGTTGTCCTCAATATCCTGCTCAACAGTGCCCAGGCCATCGAGGAAGGAGGAAGAATTACCGTCTCTAGCCGATTTTCAGAGGAGGAGCAGAGAGCCATTCTCATCATTGAGGACGATGGCCCGGGAATCCCGGCGGAGATCATCAACAATATCTTTGACCCCTTCTTTACCAGCAAGCCGCCGGGGAAGGGGACAGGGCTCGGTTTATCGGTGAGTTACGGGATCATTCGCGATCATAACGGCGAGATCACCGCCGAAAGCTCTCCCGGCAAGCCGACCCGCTTTGTCATTTCATTGCCCGTGTAAGGAAGCAAACATGAATAAAAACCGCCTTGTTATTGTCGATGACGAGACCGATATGCGCAACGGACTGCAGCGTCTTATCAGCCGGGAGTTTCCCGGTTTGCAGGTGGTGGCCCTTGCCGATGCCGAGAGCGCCATCAGCTATTTTGCCAAGGAGCCCGCCGACCTGGCGCTCCTTGACATTAAAATGCCCGGGATGAACGGCCTGGAGTTACTGCAAAATTTGATCGGCAAAGATCCGTGGCTGACTGCGGTAATGATGACCGGCTATGGCTCGATCGAGGTTGCCGTTGAGGCCATTAAACTCGGGGCCTATGATTTTATAACCAAACCGTTTGAGCAGGAGGTCATCTTTCGCACCCTCAGCAAGGCGATTGAGCGTAATCGTTTGCTCCGGGAAAACTCCACCCTGAAAGAGCAGGTTTGCGGTCAGACAATAAGTCATGGATTTGTTGGTAAATCACCGGTTTTTCAGAAGTTTCGCAGTAACCTTGAGATCATCGCTCGCACCAACTATACCGTTCTGGTGCGCGGTCAGTCGGGAACCGGCAAGGAATTGACGGCACGGGCCCTGCACAACCTCAGCGACCGCCGTAAGAAGCCGCTGGTTATGGTCAATTGTCCGGCAATTCCCGAACATCTTCTCGAATCCGAGCTGTTTGGCTATGTGCGCGGGGCCTTCACCAATGCCAATCAGGATCAGCAAGGCCTGGTTGCCGCGGCGGACGGGGGAACGCTGTGCCTTGACGAGGTGGGGGATCTACCGTTTTCCATCCAGAGTAAATTGCTGCGGGTACTGCAGGAGCGAGAGATTAAACCGCTTGGCTCGACCAGGACCGTCAAGGTCGATATCCGGGTCATCGCCCTGACCAATCTGGACCTTGAAAAAATGATAGCGGATAAAAAATTCCGGGAAGATCTCTACTACCGTTTGACTGGCGTCACTCTGCTCACACCGGCCCTTCGGGAACTGGTCGAGGACATTCCACTGCTGGTTGCCCATTTTACCGAAAAGGTGTGTCTTGAACTGAATTTGCCCCGGAAACAGTTTACCCAAGAGGCCATAACCGCCCTCATGAACAAGGACTGGCCGGGCAACGTCCGGGAACTGGAAAATGTGGTGCGCCGGGCGGTGATGTTCTGTCCGCATCCCCATGTCGGCCTGGAAGATTTGAATTTTCTGGAGACCGCGGTCAGCTTGGCTGGTGAGGAGCGGGCGGCGGATGATTTTGAAAGCAACGGCCAGTTTGAGGCGTACAAAGACGCCAAGGAGCGGATCCTTCGGGGCTTTACCAAAAAGTATCTCAGGGCGCTGCTTCGGAAGACCGCCGGAAATGTCTCGCAAGGTGCTGAGATATCGGGGATATCGCGGGTGGCCCTGCAAAAAATCATGAAGCGCCAGGATATCAGCGGCGCCGATTACCGGTAAAAAGGCTTTGCCACGACAAGGTAAAAGCTGCGGGGAGGGAGTGGATATCCGCGGATAAAGGATGTATCATCGAAGACGATGGGCATGCGGGCTGGCTGGGTAAATGAACTTTGCCCACGCCATGCAAGAAGACGGTCGTCATCACCTGGAGGAGGTCCTTATGAAATGGTTGCAATTTTTCACCCCTGTCGCCTCAATCAGCTGGGATGAGGCAAATAAAATGGTGGCGGATAGTCCGGCGGGCGAGGTGACATTTCTTGATGTCCGGCAGCCGCAGGAATACGCCGCCGGTCACCTGCCGGGCGCGAAACTCCTGCCGCTCGGCGATCTGGAGGGCCGTCTCGGCGAACTTCCCGTCGATAAGCCCATTGTCATTTACTGAGCGATGGGCGGACGCAGCCGGGTTGCTGCGCAGATGCTCTCCGGCAAAGGCTTTCAGAAGCTCTACAATCTTTCCGGCGGGATAAAGGCCTGGGGCAAGGAGGTGGCAGTGGGGCCGGAGGATGTCGGCATGCATCTCTTTGTCGGGGCGATCAGCTCCATGGAGGCAATCATCGTCGGTTTTGGTTTGGAGATGGGTCTTCGGGACTTTTATCTGGCCATGGAAAAGAGGACGAAACGCCAGGAAACCAAGGACCTCTTCGGCAAACTGGCCGCCATTGAGACCCTCCACCAGGAACAACTGGTGGGTTTGTACGGCGAGGTTACCGGCAAGCGCCTGTCGGTTGCCGAGTTTGCCGGCAAAATCGCCGAACCGGCGATGGAGGGCGGCTTGACCACCGAACAATATCTGGCGCGGTACAACACCAATCTCGATTCGGAAATCGAGGTGCTGTCGCTGGCCCTGGCGATAGAGGCACAGGCCCTTGACCTGTACCTGCGGGCGGCGGAAAAGGGCGGCGAAGGCGAGGGGCGGCAGGTCTTGCTGCGGATTGCCGGGGAGGAACGCGGCCATATCGCCAGGTTGAGCAACTACATTGACCAGCAGAGGGACCTTTCATGAGAAAACGTCTTGTCCTCATCGGCGGCGGCCATGCCCATATGGTGACTCTGGCCAGGCTCAAAAGCTTTATCGATAAGGGTTTCGAGGTTACCGTTATTCAGCCTTCCGAATACCATTATTACAGCGGTATGGGGCCGGGCATGCTCGGCGGGACCTACCTGCCGGAGGAGATTCGTTTTGCTACCCGCCGGCAGGTGGAGAGCAAGGGCGGCCGCTTCATCCTCGGCAAGGCCCGGCGGATCGATGCCGATAGGCGGCTGGTATATCTTGAGGACAGCGAAGAGGCGATCGCCTTTGATGTCCTGTCGTGCAATGCTGGTTCCTACGTGCCGCGGGAGATGATCTCCGGCAAATTTCCGACGGTTTTTACCCCGAAACCCATTGAGGAATTGCTGGTTGCCAGGCAAAAGGTCCTTGAAGTGGCTGGGCAGGGCAAGTGCACCGTCGCGGTGGTCGGCAGCGGACCGTCGGCGATCGAGATTGCCGGCAATATTCACCAGTTGTGCCGCCAGCAGTCGGTGCATATGCCAACCATCCGGCTGTTTTGTGGCAGGAGCTTTATGGCCGGGCGGCCGGCTCGGGTTCGACTTCTGGTGCGAGATGTTCTTGCGCGTAAAGGTGTGGAGATTCTTGAGGTGGGTCGGGTGCGGCAGATTGACGGGCAGCGGGTTGTTCTTGAGAATGGTCAGGAATACCAGGCCGATATCACCTTTGCGGCGGTGGGGGTCAAGCCGTCGCAGATCTTTGCCCGTTCCGGTCTACCGGTCGGTCCGGACGGCGGCCTGCAGGTCAACGAATACCTCCAGTCCACCGGGTATCCATATATCTTTGGCGGTGGTGACTGCATCCATTTTACCCCACAGCCCCTCGATAAGGTCGGGGTATATGCAGTGCGGCAAAATCAGGTGCTGTACGGCAATCTCCTCGCCTGCCTGGAAGAGCGGCCTCTTGAAAAATTTTCGCCCGGCGGCAGCTATCTTCTGGTGTATAATCTGGGCGACGGTGAAGGGGTGCTGGCCAAATGGTTTCTGGCCTTTGCCGGCAAGCTGGCCTTTGTTCTAAAAGACAAGATAGATCGCCGGTTTATCAGAACATTTCAGGAAACAACGAATGCCGCCTAGAGGTTTCTGCAACCGCTAGAAACCGCCAGGATCGGCTTTTCCGTCCTTGATCTTCCGGCCAATATCCCTTAAAAGAAAGAGGGGTGCTTGAGTCACCATTCTCCACTACTGTAAAGCCGACTTGAGCTGCATGTCTGTGCCAACGAAACGTATGTTCTTGCGATAAAAATCGAATTATTGGAAAACCTTGAGGGGTGGCTATGAGCAAATGGGAGTGTGGGGTTTGCGGATATATTCACAAGGGCGATGCACCGCCGGATCAGTGCCCGGTCTGTGAGGCCCAGAAAAAGATGTTTACGGAGGTGGTCGAGACAGCGGCGGATCCAGCCCCTCCGGCAAGTGAAGGCGGCAGGCGCTGGCGTTGTCTTGTCTGCGGCTATGTTCATTCCGGCAGTGAGCCGCCGGATAAATGCCCGGTATGCGCCGCCCCGAAGTCCCAGTTTGTCGAAATCGATGCCGAGGGCAATACAATAGGCGAGACCGTTCCCCCTGCCGCACCAATGGAGACTGCTCCGCCTGCAACGGCGGTGACGACGGCACCGGCCGTGGCGGAAGCGCAGGGGTCCGCCAAGGTGGAGACCACCTTCTTTGATACACTCGCCGGACCGGTGCAAAAATTCCACCTGCATCCCATCACCGTCCATTTTCCCAATGGCATATTGCCCGCTGCCGTTGGTTTCCTGGCGATTGCCCTGTTTTTCAATATCACCAGCCTGGAGCTTGCCGCCTTCTACAATTTGATCGCCGTGCTGCTGATGCTGCCGGTCGTCCTGCTGACAGGTTTTATCGAGTGGCAAAAACGCTACAAATGCCTAAAGTCATTCATCTTTATAACGAAGATCCTGTGCAGCCTGGTGGTCCTTGCCGCAACCAGCGTGCTGGTCTTCTGGCGGCTTATCGACCCGGCGGTCATGGCCCCGGAGTCGCCATCAAGGTTTATATATCTGGGGATCGCCGTCGCCCTTCTCGGGGCGGCAGGCCTCGCCGGTCATCTCGGCGGCAAGCTGGTCTTCGGCAGCCGGGGATAGTTGCGCCGGGTCGCTGGTCTGCCTCTTCGTCGCCCCGTTTCCGGCTGTGATTATAGCGGCAGGAACGGGGTGATGTCTTTTTCGTAGCGGTTTTTCACCTTGAAGCCTTTGCCTTGCAGGGCCGCTATCGCCTTTGGGCCATCCTGGCTGGCGACGCGCATCACCAGCTCGGTAATCCCCGGATATCTGTTGTCCGGCCAGCAAAACAAGCTCTGGATATTGATTGCTTCATCCTTCAGGGCATTGGACACCTCCGCTAGTTTGCCGATGCTATCGCGGACAAAGATACTGAGGCGGATGCTCTCTTCACTGATGCCGATGGCCTGCAGGAGCACCGCCATGACGTCGTGGCTGGTGATTATCCCGGCCAAGACCTCGCCTTCCATAACCGGCAGAGCGCTGATTCGGTGCTCCTGCATGATCAGGGCCGCTCGCTCGATGGTGGTGCTGGTGGGGATGGTGACGACGGTTTTGATCATGATCATCGATACCTCAACCTTTTGCAGCAGGTAGTTGAGTTCGTGGATGCTCAGCGAGGTGGCCGGTGATGCCCAATTTTGTTTGAGATCCCGGTCGGAGACGATGCCCACCAGCTTCTTCTTGTCATTGATGACGAGAAGGTGGTCGATCTTGTTCTTGTCGATGAGGTCCCGGGCCTCAACCAGGGTGGTCTTGGGGGAGACGGTGATAAGATCGGTGTGCATTATTCTGTCTATATACATGATTGCAAGGCCTCCATGGTAGAGTTCGTGGGAACAGCATTGTGCGATGAACGCTATAAAAACGTCTGGAAATGTTTGAGAAAAGCTTGATACCGCAGGGCTGGATCGTCCCGAGCAATCTCATTATAGAATGGCTGCCGGGATTGTCAAAGCGAAGATCCCCGCCAGGCTTCAAATTTCCTATAAATATCCGTGGCAACAGGTCGGCAAAGTGTTGACGGGGGAGGGAGAGTGTGGTTTTCTGGGGGCTGAAAAAACACTTGCCGGAAGGCGCGGTTTCAGAGTAGCTTGCTCGGTTATTTTGTCCTCGGAACGCCGGTTTTTTGCGGCCGGTGTACGAAACTTAAACACAATGGCATCAAGAATTCTATTGATCAGGAGAGATCGTGGCACAGATTAAAGACAACGGCCTGTGGCTGTCCGGCAATGAAGCCATAGCACTTGGGGCCTATGAGGCCGGTGTAAAGGTTGCATCCGGCTACCCTGGAACACCTTCCACGGAGATTATGGAAAACCTCTCGGCCTATGCAGGGGTTTATACCGAATGGGCGCCCAATGAGAAGGTCGGCCTGGAGGTGGCTATCGGCGCCTCGTTCGCCGGCACCAGGGCCCTTGCCACGATGAAACATGTCGGGGTCAATGTCGCCGCCGATCCGCTCTTCACTGCCGCCTATACCGGTGTCTGCGGTGGACTGGTGGTAGTCAGCGCCGATGATCCGGAGATGCATTCGTCGCAAAACGAGCAGGACAACCGCAACTACGCCTTCGCCGCTAAGGTGCCGATGCTCGAACCCTCTGAGCCCAGTGAGGCGAAAGAGATGGTCAAGCTGGCCTTTCGCCTGAGCGAGGAGCTTGATACCCCGGTCATGCTGCGGGTCACTACCCGCGTGTCGCACGTCAAGGGTGTGGTGGAAAGAGGCGCGATGCAGACCAGCAACGCCGCCTGCGGCATCAACAAGATCCCCGGTAAACTGGTCATGCTGCCGGCTATCGCCAGGCAGCGCCGCGTCGTCGTCGAACAGCGCATGAACAAATGCCGGGAGCTGGCCGAGACCATCGACATCAACCGCATCGAGGCGGGCGACACCAAGAGGGGCTTCATCACCGCAGGCGTCTCCTATCTTTACGTCAAGGAGGCATTTCCCGAGGCTGCTGTTCTTAAGCTTGGCATGTGCTGGCCGCTGCCGGAGAAGAAGATCCGCGAGTTTGCCGCCATGGTCGATGAGCTGGTGATCGTCGAGGAACTTGATCCGTTTCTTGAGACGCACATCAAGGCGATGGGCGTTGCCTGCCGCGGCAAGGACCGCATCCCCAACCAGGGCGAACTGAACACCGCCATCGTCCGCGAGGCGATCAGCCCCGGCTCAGGCCCCGAGCTCTTCGCCCCTGTTGAGTTGCCCAACCGGCCGCCGAATATGTGCGCCGGCTGCCCGCATCGCGGCATCTTCTTCAACCTGTCGCGGATGAAGGTCTTTGTCTCCGGCGATATCGGCTGTTATACCCTCGGTTTTCTGCCGCCGCTGTCGGCCATGGATTCCTGCGTCTGCATGGGCGCCTCGATCCCCATCGCCCACGGCATGGCCAAGGCCCTTGGCGAGGACGGCCACAACAAGGTGGTGTCGGTTATCGGTGACTCGACCTTTATCCACTCGGGCATCACCGGCCTGATCAACACCGTTTATAACAATTCCGCCTCGACGCTGATCATCCTCGATAACCGCATCACCGCCATGACCGGCCAGCAGCACAACCCGGCCTCCGGCTATTCCATCAAGGGTGAGGCGGCGGCAAGTCTTGATCTGGTAGCCCTGTGCCGGGCAGTGGGTGTCAAGCATGTCTATACCGTCAACCCCCACGACATCGTCGAGAGCCGCAAGGTCCTCAAGGAGGCGGTGGAGTTGCAGGAACCGTCGGTGGTTATCTCCCAGGCGCCCTGCGTCCTGCTGCCGGAGATGAAGGCGCGGCGGCCGGTGTCCTACTTCACCAATCAGGAAAACTGTGTCGGCTGCATGTCGTGCATCCGTCTCGGCTGCCCGGCCATCAGCTGGACCGCCTTTGCTGACGGCGAGGCGGAAAGCCGCGGCTACCGCGCGACCCAGAAGGGGCTTTCGAAGATTGACGAGGTGGTCTGCAACGACTGCGGCCAGTGCGCCTCACTGTGTAAGTTCAATGCCATTACCCGCGGGGAGGGGAAGAAATGAAAGAACAAGGCAATATCCTCTTTTCCGGAGTAGGCGGCCAGGGCATCTTACTCGCCAGTGAAATCACCGTCTACGGTCTCTTGGCCGCCGGTTTTGACGCCAAGAAGAGCGAGGTGCACGGCATGGCCCAGCGCGGCGGCTCGGTCACCGCTCAGCTGCGTTATGGCAAGAAGGTTTACTCGCCGCTCATTGAGCCGGGCTGTGCCGATATCCAGATGGCCTTCGAGATGATGGAAGCGGTGCGCTACCTGCCCTATCTGCACAAGGGCAGCACGGTCATCGTCAATACCCAGAAGATCCTGCCGCCCTCCGTCGCCACCGGCCAGGCGAGGTATCCAGAGGACGTTCTCGACCATCTGCGCCAGCGGCAGATCAAGGTCGTACCCGTCGACGCCTTCGACATCGCCCGGGAGGTCGGCGAGATGAAGACCGCCAATGTGGTGATGGTTGGGGCGCTGTCGGCATTTTTGCCGGTTGACCCCGCCGTTCTCGAAGAGGTCATCCGCACCCGGGTACCGGAGCGCTTCCGCGACGTAAACCTGCAGGCCTTCCAAGCCGGACGAAAAGTTAGCCAATAACGACAGTGAATATAGCCAGTTAGGAAACAGGGAGAGGAACCATGTCAGTACATTATTGGGATGAAGAGATGGAGACCCTGCCACGGGTCGGATTGGAATCAATCCAGCTGCGGCGCTTGAAGCATCTGGTGGCAAGGGTGTACCGGACGGTTGAACCCTATCGCCGCAAGATGGATGCGGCCGGCGTCAAGCCTGAAGATATTAAAAGCCTTGCTGATTTGGCCAAACTGCCCTTTACGGTCAAGGACGATCTGCGCGACAACTATCCCTTCGGCCTTTTCACTGTTCCCATGGAAGAGGTGGTGCGGGTCCACGCCTCATCGGGAACCACCGGCAAGGCGACCGTTGTCGGCTATACCGCAAAAGACATCGAGACCTGGTCGAATGTCATGGCCCGCGCCCTGTGCTGCGCCGGCGCCACCAAAGGCGATATGATCCACAACGCCTACGGCTACGGTCTTTTTACCGGCGGTCTTGGCGCCCACTACGGCATCGAGAGACTGGGGGCGACGGCCATTCCGGTATCCGGCGGCAATTCCAAGCGGCAGATCAACATCATGAAGGATTTCGGCTCGACGGTGCTGCTCTCCACGCCGTCCTACGCCCTCAATCTTGCCGATGCCATGGATGCCATGAAGATCGACCCGAAGTCGCTGTCGCTGCGCGTCGGGATCTTCGGCGCCGAGCCGTGGAGTGAGAGCATGCGTGAGGAAGTGGAGCGTAAGCTCAATCTCAAGGCGACCGATATCTACGGCCTGTCCGAGATCATCGGACCGGGGGTTGCCCAGGAATGTCTGGTGACCGACCGCGGCATGCATATCTGCGAAGACCATTTCCTGCCGGAGATCATCAATCCGGAGACCGGCGAGGTATTGCCACCGGGCGAGAAGGGCGAGCTGGTGTTCACGACGCTCACCAAGGAGGCCTTTCCACTCATCCGCTACCGGACCAAGGATATCTCCCGGCTCATTTACGAGCCCTGCGAGTGCGGCCGCACCCTGGTGCGTATGGAAAAAGTCACCGGCCGGACCGATGATATGCTGATCATCCGCGGCGTCAATGTCTTCCCATCGCAGGTCGAGCATGTCCTGCTTGGTGTCGAAGGGGTTGAGCCGCATTACCTGATTGTCGTAGAACGGGAGGGAAATCTTGACACCATGCAGGTGCAGGTCGAGGTCAGCGAAGGAATCTTCTCCGATGAGGTCCGCGTTCTGGAAAATCTGAGCAAGCACATTCAAAAAGAGATTAAAGATCTGCTTGGCGTCACCTGTAAGGTGAAACTGGTTGAACCGAAGACCATCCAGCGCAGTGAAGGCAAGGCGCAGCGGGTTATCGACAAGCGAAAAATCTGAGAGAAGAGGGATACTATGCTGGTAGAACAAATTGCCGTATTTTTAGAGAATAAGTCCGGACGACTGGCGGAGATCACCGCCATCCTCGCCGAAAACGCCATCAACATTCGCGCCCTGTCTGTCGCCGATACCGCCGATTTCGGCATCCTCCGGCTGATCGTCGACAAGGTCGAGCAGGCCAAGGCGGTACTCCGTGAAAACGGCTTTACCGTTGGCAAGACCCAGGTCCTGGCAGTAGAGGTGGAGGATAAGACTGGGGGCCTCGCCAGGGTGCTGAAGTGCATCAAAGAGGCCGGAATCAACGTCGAGTATATGTACGCCTTCGTCAATAAAACCGGGGAAAACGCCGTATTGATCTTCCGTTTCGAGAAGATGGAAGAGGCGATGGCCACCCTGCAAAAGGAAGGTTTTACCATCCTCAGCCGGGAGCAGATCTGCGGCCTGTAATTCCAATTGTCAATCAAGCATTAACTGTAGCTGCTGGGCTGTGCGGCTCCTCGCCGTACTGCTCTGTACTGTCTCGTCGTTGCTGGCTTGCAGCTTCGTTTCCATCTTGATTTAGAAATCATCTTGATTTAGAAATGGAATAATTCAAGCGGGGCAGCTCTCTGCGGTCGGCCCGTTTCACCTCAACCGTTACCTTTGAAACCACTATGTACTGGCAAAAAGATCAAGAGTGTCTGCCTCGGCCGGAGCTTCTAAAACTGCAGCTTGAACGGCTTACCCGCACCCTCTGCCGGGTGGCCAATAATGTGCCGTTTTATCGCAACAAATTCAGTGAATTGAATCTCCATCCGGAGAAGATGCGGAGCCTTGAGGAGTTGCGCGACTATCCCTTTACCACCAAACAGGACCTCCGCGATAACTATCCCTACGGCCTGTTCGCCGTGCCACTGCGCGATGTCGTCCGGGTGCATTCCTCCTCGGGAACCACCGGGATGGCCACGGTAGTCGGCTATAGCCGCAACGATATTGTCACCTGGTCGGACCTGGTGGCGAGAATTCTCTGCGGCGCCGGTGTCACCCCCGATGATGTTATCCAGATCGCCTTCGGCTATGGCCTGTTCACCGGCGGTTTTGGTCTGCATTATGGCGCCGAGCGGCTCGGGGCCTCGGTCATTCCCATATCCTCCGGCAACACCAAACGGCAGATCCAGATCATGCAGGATTTCAAGAGTACCGCCCTGGTCTGCACCCCGTCCTACGCCCTGAAAATGGCCGATGTGATGATGGATATGGGGATCAATCCCAATGGCCTGTCCCTGCGCTACGGCCTGTTCGGCGCCGAACCCTGGTCGGAGGCGATGCGCCAGGAGATCAACAGCCGCTTAGGCATCCGGGCCACCGACAACTACGGCCTATCGGAGATAATGGGACCGGGCGTTGCCGGCGAATGCCAGGAATGTAACGGTCTGCATATCAACGAAGATCATTTCCTGGTC
Coding sequences:
- a CDS encoding DUF3365 domain-containing protein encodes the protein MTANQQTAQSRNRHPGFQAKFLLVLAAILIIFSGLTASTIYHHEMENLEQNAHEKTELVMKAIEANRNYVQDVLRPAMYKELGERRFVLEAMSSSYISRMIMERFNHEVPGFVYRRVAINAKNPAYEAGALETEMIQRFQRDGQLKEWQGILEMEGEKYFMRFQPVVFKEACLNCHGDPASAPQEVIDGYGTTRGYGHTSGAISGVIGLGMPIDVNLQKIKDFTLALFIGVVPSIIFVYVIINTFFNRYIASNLRNIISFFRTNIRDAEGQTIFDSSQKMDAIEELIAAAKTIADQIQVRQSTLERYAEEILRSKNILQSVFDGITDPVVLLGREGRIKVVNAAFLQRYAMSMQQVVGQKTSDLLANACCPLVQCDDVLAAFPDHPISREIRMQSGEIFLIHFYPIEVQGNKAESLVCYVKDITEQKRLEGKIQNTEKIASIGMLAAGIAHEINNPLGVILCHIDLIKGEANLAPEVRSDLEIIEKHAGNCRTIIADLLKFAHQQPTVKEACSLNAIIGDVMLMVGSQFRKQRITVETFLDDAIPPLVLDKDKIKQVVLNILLNSAQAIEEGGRITVSSRFSEEEQRAILIIEDDGPGIPAEIINNIFDPFFTSKPPGKGTGLGLSVSYGIIRDHNGEITAESSPGKPTRFVISLPV
- a CDS encoding biotin/lipoyl-binding protein, which gives rise to MSDKKKSLTVFKTDRHEDIAAIIGSGIVVIVVLTYMAFVVPSVSIKPQRDGKLVEIFVKEGAEIKAGDKLFSLEVVKKKWVNNVMEEKNVVEEFTSKAGGKVLKVAGKPGDKVKKDKGAIVELEHQKGTLP
- a CDS encoding rhodanese-like domain-containing protein, yielding MKWLQFFTPVASISWDEANKMVADSPAGEVTFLDVRQPQEYAAGHLPGAKLLPLGDLEGRLGELPVDKPIVIYUAMGGRSRVAAQMLSGKGFQKLYNLSGGIKAWGKEVAVGPEDVGMHLFVGAISSMEAIIVGFGLEMGLRDFYLAMEKRTKRQETKDLFGKLAAIETLHQEQLVGLYGEVTGKRLSVAEFAGKIAEPAMEGGLTTEQYLARYNTNLDSEIEVLSLALAIEAQALDLYLRAAEKGGEGEGRQVLLRIAGEERGHIARLSNYIDQQRDLS
- a CDS encoding universal stress protein; translation: MKILLALDDNPRAVAEALRLARERGASLNALFVVDATWEMFIGHDWLSGCNARIGFLEYMLAQEEDAAVMALKAYTEQVGEVPGELLTVTGDVVEEIRREVAKGYDLLVMSSPFTRGLTIMRDPLAKIVKKLACDVLLVRPAAKGQGSP
- a CDS encoding sigma-54 dependent transcriptional regulator — translated: MNKNRLVIVDDETDMRNGLQRLISREFPGLQVVALADAESAISYFAKEPADLALLDIKMPGMNGLELLQNLIGKDPWLTAVMMTGYGSIEVAVEAIKLGAYDFITKPFEQEVIFRTLSKAIERNRLLRENSTLKEQVCGQTISHGFVGKSPVFQKFRSNLEIIARTNYTVLVRGQSGTGKELTARALHNLSDRRKKPLVMVNCPAIPEHLLESELFGYVRGAFTNANQDQQGLVAAADGGTLCLDEVGDLPFSIQSKLLRVLQEREIKPLGSTRTVKVDIRVIALTNLDLEKMIADKKFREDLYYRLTGVTLLTPALRELVEDIPLLVAHFTEKVCLELNLPRKQFTQEAITALMNKDWPGNVRELENVVRRAVMFCPHPHVGLEDLNFLETAVSLAGEERAADDFESNGQFEAYKDAKERILRGFTKKYLRALLRKTAGNVSQGAEISGISRVALQKIMKRQDISGADYR